The sequence below is a genomic window from Lytechinus pictus isolate F3 Inbred chromosome 6, Lp3.0, whole genome shotgun sequence.
ttcaaaggacattgaacaaatttcctaaagaaacatttgtgacactgatggatttccatatgcttgagattgatcggataaatcataactctttgtaagacggggaccTGGAATTCCAATCGACTTTGTACGGCATGGGGAGGACGTAttccaggggagtgtttcatcaatatttttgtccgacaagttgtcaggtctggcaactttccttgaatttgattggctgagaggcgcTGTTACTACGgttactgtcggataaaacaggacttgtcggataaaatgtccgacaaatcctttcatgagACGGTCTCCCGATGGAGCTGTTGGTAAAGTACTCAGACCTTTgcaaacgactggtgatcttttctCGAAAGGCAGATCGACAACAAAGATGATGTGTAGTAGATCATCTaccgcaagaaaggatcaccagtcgtgcgcaATGTCACGCGTAATACtcatgaacagctttatgaaacatgatgAAATAGTGCCAGGTAATGTGTTAACCATTAACAGATGTTTACCTTTATTGCCTCGGAACAGACGAACGATGTCTTTGAGTACTTCAGCCGTGTCCCTCTTCTTCTCATCGGTAATAGTCTCTTCCAAGAGGCATGGGGTCCCTGCATTGATGATACTCAGAACCAGGGCGGTGAACGGAACCCAAAGGCTCCGAGCAAAACCTAGGGCATTGATCAAGTACCCGAGGGTGATCTGCATTGCGGCTATCCCAACAAATATAAGAATTTCAACAATGACAATCCGGATCATCCGATCTTTCTCTGTAGTTATGTCAGTGATGTAAGTGAAGCATCCTGTCATGAAAAGGGCCAGGTTGCCACAAAGACCACAGAAGATGCTGCCAACGAAGAGGTAGCCTAGAGGAAGTTGGAGATTTATCACAAAAAGCTTGACAATGCAATCTCCGAGGAATCCCATGCATGGCAGAAGGATGGAAACTCTTCTCCCGTATCGCTGACTCAGGGTTCCAATCAGCAGTGTCGTGAAGATGCCTGGAAGAGAAGCGGAGCAAGTGAGATAAAGCGTCCATTTAGACGTGATCTTCTGGATCTCCCCTTCGATGAACGCGGTAGAGTTGCCTTGATCACAGGCGCTGTCATGCGAGCTATTAAAGGTTGCGTTTCCGTAGAGTTCTGAGCTTACGCGAAACCTGATGTATTGCCCGCCAAGTGTGGATGTGCCACCATAGCTAGCAGCCACCAAGATAACTATAAACTCTACGGTGATCCAGCAACGACGAGTCCGCCCAGTGTTTACCTCTTTAACGATAGCCACGGGTGAATCCTGGTCCGGTAGAGGGGGTGCTTCGTAAGATGCATAGTCCCTTAGGTCTGAAGAAGCCCCAACGTAGAGGGCGCTCCTTTCATCACTTTCCTCCATCCTGATGCCAAATCCGCCCTAAGCGAACCATAAAGCGTAGTTTATTCCACAGAATCAACACAACTGTGAAATTAAATTCAGACAAGACAACAAAACTACgattaaaacaaatatgatgGCACTTGGGTTCTGTATACTTGTCCCATGATTTTGAAACCTTTAAAGGTTCCCGACAAGGGTCTAAATCACCTTGAACATCCACTTCCGATCCTTTAAAAATGTTACAgttcttaaaaaaacatttaaggTTTTGAGTATGTAAAGGACCTTTTTGGGAACCCTCTTTCTCAAGGACTCTATACAGTGCGTTTCAGAAAAAAGGTAATCCAAATCTAGTGGGTTGGTATTCGAATTACATTTAATTATGTGAAATTGTTATGCATGAATGTGAAAGAAAAACTCATCTGCTTTCCACTGATACCCCATTTGTACCATTTGTGCCACGCATAAGCGAATTAAGTGATGTTAAAGACAACAGGTGCAGATAccactttttccaagttttcgAAAACTTGATGAAAGGGCAGATGACGATGTGAATACTTTCATCGATGCCTGagctagaaaaaaaatcttgattggACCTTTTCATTCATAACGAGAGTAAGTGGGCAAATGAACTTGCAAATGATTAACGAGGAGATCGTACCACAGTCGTTGGATCAACATTTTAAGTGGCAGGTTCGAGGAGTGTACCTGCATCTTTGGTGGATTCAGGACTAGGACTCCTGTCCTTAGATCCAACATCATTCGAGATAGGCTCAAAGAACTCTTTGGACATCAAGTTGTTGCCCTCAACCATGACGTAGAATTGCCACCAAGATCCCCTCACCTCGCGCCCTGTGATTATTTCCTTTGGAGACAATTCAAATAAGGCATTTGTAATTCCTTCTCAAGATCTTGATGATTTGCAGGGCCAAATTC
It includes:
- the LOC129263838 gene encoding proton-coupled folate transporter-like, with the translated sequence MEESDERSALYVGASSDLRDYASYEAPPLPDQDSPVAIVKEVNTGRTRRCWITVEFIVILVAASYGGTSTLGGQYIRFRVSSELYGNATFNSSHDSACDQGNSTAFIEGEIQKITSKWTLYLTCSASLPGIFTTLLIGTLSQRYGRRVSILLPCMGFLGDCIVKLFVINLQLPLGYLFVGSIFCGLCGNLALFMTGCFTYITDITTEKDRMIRIVIVEILIFVGIAAMQITLGYLINALGFARSLWVPFTALVLSIINAGTPCLLEETITDEKKRDTAEVLKDIVRLFRGNKDNRLYILITMLAVSILVGIVIQGGIMITVLYGQGQPFCWGPVMIGYFVTISLVIPGIGTVAGAGIFQRLKLSYMWIVQVSIISGLANTLALAFTFVIPSTLLIFASTFLGLFKLLGLPVIRTFLSTVVQKNEHGALFAALGVLDGLSAFLATPIVNGIYYATIDLLSTAVFFVMSALLIIPIIITGVLQCKGIGKVDGRRPLSINTDADDATEPFLSRDGPNS